Proteins from a single region of Harpia harpyja isolate bHarHar1 chromosome 14, bHarHar1 primary haplotype, whole genome shotgun sequence:
- the RNF135 gene encoding E3 ubiquitin-protein ligase RNF135 yields the protein MESSMSQLISAANPNPRIQVASRGRAGPALDVLAGVGSSPAEPPPGSTGTQARRWSTALWPAPSRYSAAVSWSKSRRRAVQLPVFARPGALPAFRHTAGASREEAPGGNETPPAAPPRAGPGRAMAAAVDLERLLGAVDLSCACCLQYFTEPVRLTGCSHSFCRPCIIEYCKGRQRAGCPLCREGFELKDLRPNRELAALVSLILQEVKEEGLETRDEPKPSGAVACNDRSSAGRPGKQEDEIWDISKQLEMTIETIHLLRKDLSKTKEYTSEIKSQITKDFCCMKEYVERQERNTLMFIEQEQKAAQQKIEETIHQLCVEVDKLTDIQAQTSDLPERHSYKGLPSARNQITLDEKLNVVKSAVEDLKRKMEILILEKYSWKFPPVQPPDLHQETSVCSLSPESAAKNPEPTISSQFSQWADDVTFDLTRVYKRLAITAQNRKVMVSSYPTDYEPLPNRFCISQVMCSQSFSAGCHYWEVITKDSDGWAVGVAHGTIGKRDKLGRTEHSWCVEWLGPKKQLSAWHKDQETLLHKDKPLKVGVFLELQKKTVSFYSITDKAMLLHTFEINTSNPLYPAFWLYSLERNGSLTINHTNRR from the exons ATGGAGAGCTCCATGTCACAGTTAATTTCTGCAGCCAACCCAAATCCTCGGATCCAAGTCGCCAGCAGAGGAAGAGCTGGGCCGGCACTGGACGTTCTGGCTGGCGTGGGGAGCTCCCCGGCTGAGCCGCCCCCGGGGAGCACCGGGACGCAGGCTCGGCGGTGGAGCACAGCCCTGTGGCCGGCCCCATCCCGGTACAGCGCAGCGGTCTCATGGAGCAAGTCTCGGAGGAGAGCCGTCCAGCTCCCCGTCTTCGCCCGTCCCGGCGCTCTCCCGGCTTTCCGGCACACGGCAGGAGCCTCTCGGGAGGAGGCGCCCGGGGGAAACGAAACTCCGCCGGCCGCtccgccccgggccgggccgggccgggccatgGCTGCCGCTGTCGACCTCGAGCGGCTCCTGGGCGCCGTGGACCTGAGCTGCGCTTGCTGCCTGCAGTACTTCACGGAGCCCGTGCGGCTCACGGGCTGCAGCCACAGCTTCTGCCGGCCCTGCATCATCGAGTACTGCAAGGGGAGGCAGCGCGCCGGCTGCCCGCTCTGCCGGGAAGGCTTCGAGCTGAAGGACCTGCGGCCCAACCGGGAGCTGGCCGCTTTGGTGAGCTTAATCCTGCAGGAGGTAAAGGAAGAAGGGCTGGAAACACGGGATGAACCGAAACCCTCCGGAGCTGTTGCCTGCAACGACCGGAGCTCGGCGGGGCGACCTGGGAAGCAG GAGGACGAGATATGGGACATCTCCAAGCAACTAGAAATGACTATAGAGACCATCCATCTCTTGAGGAAAGATCTCAGTAAAACAAAG gaATATACATCTGAGATCAAAAGCCAGATTACTAAAGATTTCTGTTGCATGAAGGAATATGTTGAAAGACAGGAGAGAAACACACTGATGTTTATTGAACAAGAGCAAAAAGCAGCTCAACAGAAAATTGAAGAGACTATTCACCAGCTCTGTGTTGAAGTGGACAAGCTCACAGACATCCAAGCCCAAACA AGTGACTTACCTGAGAGACATAGTTACAAAGGCTTACCTTCAGCAAGGAATCAAATTACACTTGATGAGAAGCTTAATGTTGTCAAAAGTGCTGTAGAAGATCTTAAGAGAAAGatggaaattttaattttggagAAATATTCTTGGAAGTTCCCACCAg tgCAACCTCCAGACTTGCATCAGGAGACAAGTGTCTGCTCATTATCTCCAGAGTCTGCAGCTAAAAATCCAGAACCAACAATTTCAAGCCAGTTTTCTCAGT GGGCAGATGATGTGACTTTTGATCTCACAAGAGTATATAAGCGCTTAGCAATCACAGCCCAGAACAGGAAAGTAATGGTTTCCAGCTACCCGACTGATTATGAACCATTGCCCAACAGATTCTGCATCAGCCAAGTGATGTGTTCGCAGAGCTTCTCTGCTGGGTGCCACTACTGGGAAGTAATTACCAAGGACAGTGATGGATGGGCTGTTGGAGTTGCTCATGGAACAATTGGTAAAAGGGACAAATTAGGAAGAACAGAGCATTCCTGGTGTGTAGAATGGCTAGGTCCCAAAAAGCAGCTGTCAGCATGGCATAAGGATCAAGAGACATTGTTACACAAGGATAAACCATTGAAGGTTGGAGTTTTTCTGGAGCTACAAAAGAAGACTGTGTCATTTTACTCTATCACTGACAAAGCAATGCTTTTGCATACTTTTGAAATCAATACCTCAAATCCTCTTTACCCTGCTTTCTGGCTATATAGTCTAGAAAGAAATGGATCTTTAACTATAAATCATACGAACAGGAGATAA
- the ADAP2 gene encoding arf-GAP with dual PH domain-containing protein 2, whose amino-acid sequence MMDRDRNKTLLLELQRAAGTGNGRCADCGEPDPEWASYKLGIFICLNCSGIHRNLPQISRVKSLRLDFWENDLIEFMKKHGNLCAKAKYEAKVPPYYYIPQSCDCLVLREQWIRAKYEREEFVATRVCQDPCSAGSREGFLWKRGRESRQFQKRRFLLSAREGVMKYYTKESRGPKAIISIENLNAMFQTEKIQHAHGLQITYNTDGQTRNLFVYHDSGKEIVDWFNAIRAARYYYLRTTFPTVPEPEVIPRITRNYVKEGYMEKTGPKQKEAFKVRWFCLDSQERKLMYFKNPLDAFAQGQVFIGRTDEGYEVQAGLPQGVRVKKRKPAITVITPMREFVFICENDKEQREWIDALNGVIAQPLTG is encoded by the exons ATGATGGACCGCGACCGCAACAAGacgctgctgctggagctgcagagggCTGCCGGGACCGGGAACGGCCGCTGCGCCGACTGCGGGGAGCCAG ATCCAGAGTGGGCTTCTTACAAACTTGGAATATTCATTTGTTTGAATTGCTCTGGAATCCATCGCAATCTTCCTCAAATCAGCAGGGTCAAATCCCTTCGGCTTGACTTCTGGGAGAACGATCTTATAGAG tttatgaAGAAGCACGGGAATCTCTGTGCCAAAGCTAAATATGAGGCGAAAGTCCCTCCCTACTATTACATCCCTCAGTCCTGTGATTGCTT ggTTTTAAGAGAGCAATGGATTAGAGCTAAATATGAGCGTGAGGAATTTGTTGCCACCCGAGTCTGCCAAGATCCTTGTTCTGCAG GTAGCCGTGAAGGATTCCTCTGGAAGCGTGGGCGGGAAAGCAGACAGTTCCAGAAGAGGCGATTTCTCCTATCAGCAAGGGAAGGGGTGATGAAGTACTACACCAAAGAA TCCAGAGGTCCAAAAGCCATTATCAGCATTGAGAATCTGAATGCAATGTTCCAGACAGAGAAAATCCAACATGCTCATGGGCTGCAGATCACATACAACACAGATGGTCAAACAAGGAACCTTTTTGTCTATCACGACAGTGGAAAG GAGATTGTTGACTGGTTCAATGCCATTCGGGCAGCACGTTACTATTATCTCAGAACAACCTTCCCAACTGTCCCTGAGCCTGAG GTCATACCCAGGATCACAAGAAATTATGTCAAAGAAGGATATATGGAGAAAACAGGACCAAAA CAGAAGGAGGCCTTTAAGGTGCGCTGGTTCTGCCTGGATTCTCAAGAAAGGAAGCTGATGTACTTTAAAAATCCACTG GATGCATTTGCACAGGGCCAGGTTTTTATTGGAAGGACGGATGAGGGGTATGAAGTACAAGCCGGCTTGCCCCAGGGAGTCCGGGTAAAGAAGAGGAAACCAGCGATCACTGTGATCACACCAATGAGAGAGTTTGTGTTTATATGTGAGAACGATAAGGAGCAGAGGGAGTGGATAGATGCCTTAAATGGAGTTATTGCCCAGCCTTTGACTGGTTAA
- the ATAD5 gene encoding ATPase family AAA domain-containing protein 5, whose protein sequence is MVGRVAVAAAAASLLGKDGDAQPCKKRREEDASVKTITRYFSPLAKPVDKVLSPPKPNNILDYFKKTSVTEKATLPVVAGENKTPLDADDKDCKSPFKPLLKRKRKGKKANLNNKLREMKGSENEHEIEISLDNSRETTGVKQHSNDFIATCTLVGQKCARELAEGDVQRENFSDAVIYRKNAKKVGSEINGTKNRIRKSRKRKHKVNMDLSESFSSEKELNEKCEKETEDKKKMVSPTIAECDATISDSSFAVHTDDKTSQVNNSIITVSFEDFLKSQGEDNVDHVEEDTKPTMDNSATANETDKSDSISDPEKCEESQQLPLRTVTVLAQVHSIPPKLAPLRKEPKGSRKIASIFLKQKGCVGEKESSPPLLDSEQTEQVTQKRKSNVVIEEEELELAVLETVGSDFLKPKCTLEERHQFMKAFRQPTSHVIKSGVKKGPGKQKQDVGKSSKEKERPEDYIASNKGLGSGVPEDYVEKYTRSGPENNRTKTKRPKKFQKKGNRRRKASETKEKNVPNTSNYNEDEDSGANVLTKENTLDVRISSSPKVNELRRSLRQKKIKTSENVTPKKNRIRNTFSEDELSGCPLQTSTPKVSKRSLKKSNMYKAEVITMPFDGNSPIRMRFTRISATTKSNKAEMMKNEEFNSKNIKISSTSKNISKAKQLIEKAKAIRHNRSKVNEDLPAPVRRSSRQRALAEKKKLQENEESVAILDSSLSNTTATVQNVKQKNLRSLNDVLGKKSRNSKAAKNSNGKLGYPPSFLGRNAQNSAGEPVVIFDESSQDASENSQDDDQFRAKREFLMSGLPESLKKQIAKKAAAMEAYSVASSCFKTVVHVQQKDDCYPLWKLKSPSCPLLTKLRKLNTEVTNVTKITLSLGEFSTVNSKLTGKCSAPVLSVHRPVFPDTFRKDLLDEIMYSNSQFPVRKYFYKFLKKQTEWLGFENSIQESRDGTANSEVNRKHSDNWKETKRKRKETEDHKSKRRKRIEGTETEIKSRVSRNLISHVSGEKQAETGQATHLGKNKTQKPDVMTEDTEYLSEPNALSGVEKEDMLWTEKYQPQDSSELVGNKKEIERLHSWLKEWKKRADWEEKRNQKGEKEDKEHQDSLDSLDFKENKSDIEEETSLCNTVLITGPPGVGKTAAVYACAQELGFKIFEVNASCQRNGRQILSQLKEATQSHQVDKKGINAHKPCFFNSCSSAKSPKQMYSPKKVVSPRKPPLSPKGAGLKRSLPPKTLANYFKISSKRKGNDGAVTSQEKNKGNTQDSCEEKKDAQMKPIRKEVEGGEHNRKSATSLILFEEVDIIFDEDAGFLSAVKTFMATAKRPVILTTNDPTFSLMFDGYFEEINFRTPSLINAASYLQVLCLAENLRTDVKDLAALLTTNNCDIRQSVLYLQFWVRSGGGCLKDKCLAHYGGDETNKADHVINSEKSTDSKTDFCQPDACLQELPKCDTGCVETLLGLKNILLPSEDLFTFLKHKITTTEKWNKLMQLLTEFQMKKVDFIYSNLELILPLPVQVLSDQSEASNSILERTTIVSLKNRSTNSYCSGKSCSGKSSSGKKSKKTKNQKRLDTLDDSDLFDTGLNYSAEFITLPSDSPTSCAEVNKEESKLLMNKEEKEIKTKTSANEKRSALVSQCLNSLTEFVENMSFLDCCVNTNTKEPLEFSKDEGFNWTNGKIKNGLCDEFSIESTDWWSSQSYREIKAAIEALSFNKCFVNISQNLESSLNTSKTPESDQLEGLTLHISNTRNYVSFNQSADSSIHKKAQKRLAAIRTVFSRSPLNLGNKQASIIEYLPTLRSICRSEKLKEQGKTKRRFLHYLEGIHLEIPRQMINGLSLDFP, encoded by the exons ATGGTGGGCAGGGTCGCCGTGGCCGCAGCGGCCGCCTCCCTCCTCGGGAAAGACGGCGATGCTCAG CCATGCAAGAAACGGCGAGAGGAGGATGCTTCTGTAAAAACAATCACAAGATACTTTTCACCATTAGCAAAACCAGTGGACAAAGTGTTGtcaccaccaaaacccaacaatatattggattattttaaaaagacatctgTAACTGAGAAAGCTACGTTACCAGTTGTagctggagaaaataaaacaccatTGGATGCTGATGACAAAGACTGTAAGTCACCTTTTAAACCACTTTTAAAgcggaagaggaaagggaagaaagctaATTTAAATAATAAGCTGAGAGAGATGAAAGGATCTGAGAATGAGCATGAAATAGAAATTAGTCTTGATAACAGCAGAGAAACAACAGGAGTGAAACAACACAGTAACGATTTTATTGCTACTTGTACTTTAGTTGGCCAAAAATGTGCAAGAGAATTAGCAGAAGGTGATGTGCAAAGAGAGAACTTCTCAGATGCTGTCATctacagaaaaaatgcaaagaaagttggttctgaaataaatggaacaaaaaataGGATAAGAAAGTCAAGGAAAAGGAAGCACAAAGTAAATATGGATTTGTCTGAAAgtttttcatctgaaaaggaGCTGAATGAAAAGTGTGAAAAGGAAACTGAAGATAAGAAAAAGATGGTATCTCCTACAATAGCAGAGTGTGACGCTACTATTAGTGATTCCAGTTTTGCAGTTCATACGGATGATAAGACATCACAGGTAAATAATAGTATAATAACAGTGTCATTTGAGGACTTCTTGAAGAGTCAGGGAGAAGATAATGTAGATCATGTTGAAGAAGACACAAAGCCAACAATGGACAATTCTGCTACAGCAAATGAAACTGACAAAAGTGATAGTATTAGTGACCCAGAAAAGTGTGAGGAATCTCAACAGCTACCACTTAGAACAGTAACTGTCCTTGCCCAAGTTCATTCCATTCCCCCCAAATTAGCTCCATTACGTAAGGAGCCAAAAGGCTCAAGGAAAATAGCTTCCATTTTTTTGAAGCAGAAGGGATGtgtaggggaaaaagaaagtagcCCACCCCTCTTGGACAGTGAACAAACTGAACAGGttactcagaaaagaaaatctaatgTAGTTATTGAGGAAGAAGAATTGGAGTTAGCTGTACTAGAGACTGTAGGGTCAGATTTTTTGAAGCCAAAATGTACTCTGGAAGAAAGGCATCAGTTTATGAAGGCATTTAGACAACCAACATCACATGTAATAAAAAGTGGAGTTAAAAAGGGacctggaaaacaaaagcaagacgTTGGAaagtcttcaaaagaaaaagaaagacctgAAGATTACATTGCTTCAAATAAAGGATTAGGAAGTGGAGTACCAGAAGATTATGTGGAGAAATATACACGTTCTGGTCCTGAAAACAATAGAACTAAAACCAAAAGACctaaaaagtttcagaaaaaaggaaacagaagaaggaaagctTCAGAAACTAAGGAAAAGAATGTCCCGAATACTAGCAATTATAATGAAGATGAGGATTCAGGAGCTAATGTCCTTACTAAGGAAAACACCTTAGATGTAAGGATTTCATCAAGTCCAAAAGTGAATGAGTTAAGGAGGAGTTTAAGgcagaagaaaatcaaaacatcaGAAAACGTTACACCTAAAAAAAACAGGATTAGAAATACCTTCTCTGAAGATGAATTAAGTGGCTGTCCTTTACAGACGTCTACACCAAAAGTAAGCAAACGATCCTTGAAGAAAAGTAACATGTATAAAGCTGAGGTGATTACCATGCCCTTTGATGGAAACAGCCCAATAAG AATGAGGTTTACACGTATCAGTGCGACTACAAAATCAAATAAAgctgaaatgatgaaaaatgaaGAGTTTAACTCCAAAAATATAAAG ATAAGCTCTACTTCTAAAAATATATCTAAAGCGAAACAGCTGATTGAAAAAGCAAAGGCTATACGGCATAATAGATCAAAGGTTAATGAAGACTTACCAGCTCCTGTGAGGCGCTCATCTCGACAGCGAgctcttgctgaaaagaaaaaattacaagaaaatgaA GAATCGGTAGCAATTTTAGATTCAAGCCTGAGTAATACCACTGCTACAGTGCAGAATGTGAAGCAAAAGAATCTTCGGAGCTTAAATGATGTTTTGGGGAAGAAGTCTAGAAACTCAAAGGCTGCAAAGAACTCAAATG gaaAACTGGGATATCCACCTTCCTTCCTAGGCAGAAATGCTCAGAACTCTGCAGGTGAACCAGTTGTGATCTTTGATGAAAGCAG TCAAGATGCATCTGAAAATTCTCAAGATGATGATCAGTTCAGAGCAAAACGTGAATTCTTGATGAGTGGGTTGCCAGAGTCACTGAAAAAACAGAttgcaaagaaagcagcagcaatggaaGCATACTCTGTTGCAAGTTCATGTTTTAAGACTGTTGTCCATGTACAGCAGAAGGATGACT GTTATCCACTGTGGAAATTGAAATCACCATCATGTCCTCTACTAACTAAGCTAAGGAAACTGAATACTGAAGTCACTAATGTCACAAAAATCACTCTCTCACTTGGTGAATTTTCCACTGTGAATTCAAAACTAACTGGAAAATGTTCTGCACCTGTG CTTTCTGTCCACCGACCAGTTTTTCCTGATACATTCAGGAAAGATTTACTAGATGAGATCATGTATTCTAATTCTCAATTTCCTGTGAGAAAATACTTCTACaagtttctgaaaaagcaaacagaatggTTGGGTTTTGAAAACAGTATACAAG AAAGCAGAGATGGTACTGCAAATTCTGAGGTAAATCGGAAACATTCTGACAATTGGAAGGAAActaagaggaaaaggaaagaaacagaagaccacaaatcaaaaagaagaaaacgaATTGAAGGTACAGAGACGGAAATAAAATCCAGAGTTTCCAGGAACCTTATTTCTCACGTATCTGGAGAAAAACAAGCAGAGACAGGACAAGCAACGCATTTGGGAAAAAACAAGACCCAGAAACCAGATGTTATGACAGAAGACACTGAATATTTATCAGAGCCAAATGCACTTTCAG GTGTTGAAAAGGAAGACATGCTCTGGACAGAAAAATATCAGCCTCAAGATTCCAGTGAACTTGTGGGGAAcaagaaagaaattgaaaggcTACACAG TTGgttaaaagaatggaaaaaaagagctgattgggaagaaaaaagaaatcagaaaggggaaaaggaggacaAAGAGCATCAAG ATTCTTTGGACAGCCTTGACTTTAAAGAGAATAAATCTGATATTGAGGAAGAGACTAGTCTTTGCAATACAGTTCTGATAACTGGCCCACCAGGAGTGGGGAAAACTGCTGCAGTATATGCTTGTGCTCAGGAGCTTGGTTTTAAG ATATTTGAAGTCAATGCCTCTTGCCAGCGTAATGGTAGACAGATACTGTCTCAACTAAAAGAAGCTACTCAGTCTCATCAGGTGGACAAAAAAGGCATTAATGCACATAAGCCTTGCTTTTTTAACAGCTGTAGCAGTGCCAAGTCACCAA AACAAATGTATTCTCCAAAGAAAGTTGTTTCACCAAGAAAACCTCCACTGTCACCAAAAGGAGCAGGATTAAAACGAAGCTTACCCCCTAAAACACTTGCAAACTATTTCAAAATTTCTTCCAAACGTAAAGGTAATGATGGAGCAGTAAcatctcaagaaaaaaacaaag GAAATACTCAGGATTcatgtgaagaaaagaaagatgctcAAATGAAGCCAATAAGAAAAGAAGTAGAAGGAGGAGAACACAATAGAAAAAGTGCAACATCTCTCATTCTTTTTGAAGAG GTAGATATAATATTTGATGAAGATGCAGGATTTCTAAGTGCAGTAAAGACATTCATGGCAACTGCAAAAAGACCTGTAATTCTTACTACCAATG ATCCAACATTCAGCTTAATGTTTGATGGCTATTTTGAAGAGATCAATTTTAGAACCCCTTCCTTG ATAAATGCTGCTAGCTATCTTCAAGTGCTGTGTTTGGCTGAGAATCTACGAACAGATGTAAAAGACTTAGCTGCTCTGTTAACCACAAATAACTGTGATATCAGACAAAGTGTTCTGTACTTACAATTTTGGGTTAGAAGTGGAGGTGGATGCTTGAAAGACAAATGTTTGGCACATTATG GAGGAGATGAGACAAATAAAGCAGATCACGTAATTAATTCTGAAAAGTCTACTGATTCCAAGACTGATTTTTGTCAACCTGATGCATGTCTTCAGGAGCTTCCAAAATGTGATACAGGCTGTGTAGAGACATTGCTTGGCCTTAAGAATATCCTGTTGCCTTCAGaagatttgtttacatttcttAAG caCAAAATCACAACCACAGAGAAATGGAATAAATTGatgcagcttctcacagaattcCAGATGAAGAAAGTGGATTTTATATATAGTAATCTTGAACTTATTCTTCCGTTACCAGTGCAAGTTCTTTCAGACCAATCTGAAGCCTCTAACTCTATACTTGAAAGGACTACCAtagtttctttgaaaaacagatctACTAACAGTTACTGCTCTGGAAAAAGTTGCTCTGGAAAAAGTAGCTCTGGAAAAAAGTCTAAAAAGACAAAGAATCAGAAAAGGCTTGATACATTGGATGATAGTGACTTATTTGATACTGGACTCAACTATTCAGCTGAATTCATAACTTTGCCATCGGATAGTCCTACGTCATGTGCTGAAGTGAATAAAGAGGAATCAAAATTGTTgatgaataaagaagaaaaagaaattaaaactaaaaccTCAGCAAATGAGAAAAGGTCTGCTCTTGTTTCTCAGTGTCTGAATTCACTGACTGAATTTGTGGAGAACATGTCTTTCTTGGATTGCTGTGTAAACACTAACACCAAGGAACCACTGGAGTTTTCTAAAGATGAAGGATTTAACTGGACAAATGGCAAAATCAAAAATGGTCTTTGTGATGAATTCAGTATAGAAAGTACTGATTGGTGGAGTTCCCAGAGCTATCGTGAAATAAAGGCAGCTATTGAAGCACTCAGttttaacaaatgttttgttAATATTTCACAAAACTTGGAATCTTCTTTGAATACCAGTAAAACACCTGAAAGTGATCAACTGGAGGGACTTACTTTGCATATTTCAAACACAAGAAATTATGTATCCTTTAACCAGTCAGCTGATTCAAG CATTcacaaaaaagcacagaagaggCTGGCAGCCATCAGAACTGTATTTTCCAGAAGTCCTTTAAACCTGGGTAATAAGCAAGCCAGCATAATTGAATACCTCCCCACTCTTCGCAGTATCTGTAGGTCTGAGAAGCTTAAAGAGCAAGGGAAGACTAAAAGAAg gtTCTTGCATTATCTTGAAGGGATTCATCTCGAAATACCCAGACAAATGATAAATGGTCTGTCTTTGGACTTCCCTTAA